Proteins encoded in a region of the Nicotiana tomentosiformis chromosome 9, ASM39032v3, whole genome shotgun sequence genome:
- the LOC138899390 gene encoding sodium/pyruvate cotransporter BASS2, chloroplastic isoform X1, which produces MHVYNGEFLKYALHKHQNIFWTRHQANLEPNSVKGLAISTFQVVLVPTIIGVLSNEFFPKFTSKIITITPLIGVILTTLLCASPIGQVADVLKTQGAQLLLPVAALHAAAFFLGYWLSKFSFGESTSRTISIECGMQSSALGFLLSQKHFTNPLVAVPSAVSVVCMALGGSALAVYWRNQPIPVDDKDDFKE; this is translated from the exons ATGCATGTATACAATGGAGAATTTCTGAAATATGCCTTGCACAAGCACCAAAACATTTTCTGGACTCGTCACCAGGCTAATTTGGAGCCTAACAGCGTCAAA GGTCTTGCTATAAGCACCTTTCAGGTTGTGCTAGTGCCAACAATTATTGGAG TTCTATCAAATGAGTTCTTTCCTAAATTTACCTCAAAAATCATCACCATTACACCTTTAATTGGAGTTATTTTAACCACTCTTCTTTGTGCAAGCCCG ATCGGGCAAGTGGCAGATGTGCTGAAAACTCAGGGTGCACAGTTACTCCTTCCAGTGGCAGCCTTGCACGCTGCAGCATTTTTTCTGGGCTACTGgctttcaaaattttcatttgGTGAATCAACTTCCAGAACCATTTCCATAGAATGTGGAATGCAG AGTTCTGCACTCGGATTTTTACTTTCCCAGAAGCATTTCACAAACCCTCTTGTTGCTGTACCTTCTGCTGTTAGCGTGGTCTGCATGGCG CTTGGTGGAAGTGCTCTAGCTGTGTACTGGAGGAACCAGCCAATTCCTGTTGATGACAAGGATGATTTTAAGGAGTAG
- the LOC138899390 gene encoding sodium/pyruvate cotransporter BASS2, chloroplastic isoform X2, whose amino-acid sequence MTPLLTKLLAGQLVPVDAAGLAISTFQVVLVPTIIGVLSNEFFPKFTSKIITITPLIGVILTTLLCASPIGQVADVLKTQGAQLLLPVAALHAAAFFLGYWLSKFSFGESTSRTISIECGMQSSALGFLLSQKHFTNPLVAVPSAVSVVCMALGGSALAVYWRNQPIPVDDKDDFKE is encoded by the exons ATGACACCACTGCTTACTAAGCTTCTTGCTGGTCAGCTTGTCCCAGTTGATGCTGCT GGTCTTGCTATAAGCACCTTTCAGGTTGTGCTAGTGCCAACAATTATTGGAG TTCTATCAAATGAGTTCTTTCCTAAATTTACCTCAAAAATCATCACCATTACACCTTTAATTGGAGTTATTTTAACCACTCTTCTTTGTGCAAGCCCG ATCGGGCAAGTGGCAGATGTGCTGAAAACTCAGGGTGCACAGTTACTCCTTCCAGTGGCAGCCTTGCACGCTGCAGCATTTTTTCTGGGCTACTGgctttcaaaattttcatttgGTGAATCAACTTCCAGAACCATTTCCATAGAATGTGGAATGCAG AGTTCTGCACTCGGATTTTTACTTTCCCAGAAGCATTTCACAAACCCTCTTGTTGCTGTACCTTCTGCTGTTAGCGTGGTCTGCATGGCG CTTGGTGGAAGTGCTCTAGCTGTGTACTGGAGGAACCAGCCAATTCCTGTTGATGACAAGGATGATTTTAAGGAGTAG